The genomic window CATCATTGGCATCGCGGCTGTTCGTGCCGAAATCCACTCCAGCGGCGCCTGCGGTGGCGAAGAAGCCGACGACGATCGAGACCGTCACCAGGATCGACCATAGGGCCCCCGCGGTGTCGGTAGGCGTGGGAACCGGGAGCTTGAAGCCGCTCGCCGAGCCCGCGAAAAGCGCCAGGGCGATGATCAGCACAGCGAAGGGGATCAGCGGCAGATAGGTCGCGACCTTTGCGACGTACTGGATTCCCTTGAGGCCCACGAATGCCGCGAGAGCAGTCCAGATCACGCAAAGCGTGTAGAAGAGGCCGGTGTCGCCGCCGAATGCCTTGCTGAGTGCGCCGGACGAGAAAAAGGCGTTCACCCCCAACCATCCGAACTGCAGGGCCCCCATCAGGAAGCCAGGCATGAGGAGTCCGCCCACGGTCCCGAATGTGGATGTCCCGACGACGTAGAGGGGCAGGCCCGTCTTTAGCCCGAGCAGGCCGGGCACCACATAGAAAAGGAAGTGGCAAATGAGGGCCGCGAGAACGATACCGACCAGAGTGGGCATCAGGCCGCCGGTCAGCAGGCCGCGAGCCGCGTTCGAGTTCCAGAACGCGAACCAGAGGAAGACACCCGCGTACGTCGGCGCCGTGTTCTTGTACCAGGGCGCCCGGTTCGACGGCGGGTTGGGGCTCGCGCTGGCGATGTAGTCCGGGAGGGAGCCGGGCGCGGTGGTCGTGGTCGGTGTGCTCATGATGTCTGTCTGCGCGGAAAACGGGAGAGGCGAGGGGGTTTCGGCCGGTACGCTTGGGAGCATCAGACAACGCCCCGGGAGCAGTGTCAAGGGCCTACCCGCGCGGCGTCCGCCGGCCCCGAAAGCGGCCCGGAGAGCCCGCCGAATCGCCCCCGGCATCACGCGAAAACGCGGGCGATCAGGAACGCCGCGGCCGCCGCTGCCCCGCCGATCAGCGCCGTCTGGAGGGCGCTCCGCCAGGGCCTCGTCCCGGTGAATCGGCCCTTCACGTAGCCGAAGACGCTCAGGGCCGCGATCGTGACCGTCACGGAGACGGGCAGCGCGGCCGAGGCCGTGGGTAAGACCATGTAGGGCGAGAGGGGGATCAGGCCGCCGACGATGTACGCCCCCGCGATCGTCAGGGCGCTGCTCAGCGCCCGCCTCGGGTCCGGCTCCTCCAGGTTGAGCTCGAACCGCATCATGAAGTCCACCCACGCATCGGGCCGCTCGCGGAACGAGCGCAGGACGGGGGCGATCTCGGCCTCGGTCAGCCCGTACTCCCGGAAGACGGCGGAGACCTCGTCCTCCTCGGCCTGGGGGACGACCTCCACCTCGCGCTCCTCGCGGGCCTTCTCGCTGGCGTAGTGCTCGGCGTCGCTGCGGGCCGCGAGGTAACCCCCCAGGCCCATGGCGATGGACCCGGCCGCGATTTCGGCGAGGCCGGCGGTGACGATGATCGAGGTCGCCACGGCCGTGCTCGACAGCCCCGCCGCCAGCGCGAACGGGACGGTCAGCCCGTCGGACATGCCGATCACGATGTCCCGGACCGTCTCGCCGGCGGTGAAATGATGCTCCTCGTGGACCGGCCTGTGCATGTCGGGCTCCCGTCGGTCGTCAGCGGCGATCCTCCCCCGCCGCGCGACGGGCATCCCGCTCGAACCAGTTGTCGAGATAGTAATGTCCGCCCCTCCGCCACGCGAGGTAGCTCGCGATGAGGTACGCCGGGATGAAGGCGGGGCCCCACCGCTCGACCTGGCGGACGTGGGCCTGCTCGTGGTCGCGCAGGACGTCCAGCATGAAGGCCGAGCGGCCCAGGATCACGTGGCCCAGGGTCATCGCCTCGAAGCCGCAGCGGCCGCCGAACCAGCGGGAGAACCCGCCGTGGAATTCCAGCGCCCCCCGGCGGACCCTGGCCCCGCCCCCGGAGGCCAGCGTGAGGAGCCCCGCGAGGAGCCCCAGCGACGTGGTCGGGCTGGCCCAGGCGTAGCAGGCGACCCGCCGCGCGAACCGGCGGCCGCGCCCTCGGTCCGCCCCCGGGCCGGGGCGTGCCCCGGGCCCGGCCGTGTGCGGTCCCCGGCGCCGATCCGGCTCGCGATGCCCCCTGCTGCGTCCCCGCGGTCTGGCGCCCATCGCGTGAATCCCCGGCGTTGTGATACGTTCTGGAATCCGACCTGATCGCTCCCGCCGGGCCGCCGGCCTCCTCCAGGAACCCTATGATCCCGTGAGCGACATCCCGCCGATCCTTCGCGATGAGCTCTCTCGGCCGGCCCCCGAACGGCGGGGCTGGCGGTGGACCATCGCCCCGGCCTATGCGAGCCTCTTCATCTGGATCCCGCTGCTCGACCCCGTCGGCGGGCTCGTCGGCCGCGGGGCGGAGCCCTTCGTGGTCTTCCTCGCCGCCATCCCCGCGCTCCTCGCCTGCGTCTTCCTGCTCTATTATCCCGCCGCGATCCTCGGCTTCCAGTCGGGGCGGGGGATCGCCGCAGTGACCTCCGCGACGCTCGGCACGACGGGCTCCGAGTGGATCGTCGGCGTCCTCGGCGGGCTCGGCGGCCTGCTCGTCTACGCGATGTCGATCGATTCGGCCGTCCGGCTGAC from Aquisphaera giovannonii includes these protein-coding regions:
- a CDS encoding cytosine permease; translated protein: MSTPTTTTAPGSLPDYIASASPNPPSNRAPWYKNTAPTYAGVFLWFAFWNSNAARGLLTGGLMPTLVGIVLAALICHFLFYVVPGLLGLKTGLPLYVVGTSTFGTVGGLLMPGFLMGALQFGWLGVNAFFSSGALSKAFGGDTGLFYTLCVIWTALAAFVGLKGIQYVAKVATYLPLIPFAVLIIALALFAGSASGFKLPVPTPTDTAGALWSILVTVSIVVGFFATAGAAGVDFGTNSRDANDVQMGGYVGIIGAIVLTMGIAAIALAGALASGALQVPASNDAVDTLQVTDALATKLSPSLYKAIMIGLTLASFPGACFSSFIAANSFKTVMPRVNPFISVGIGAIVSMALAITGIAGKLPVVFGIIGASFGPICGAMVADYLLAGNRWSGPRAGFNPAGWIAWALGFFVGVMPNLHKWQEAIPDVPAAPVAAFVVGFVVYYITAKIGMLTPVVPMPNRIDA
- a CDS encoding VIT1/CCC1 transporter family protein, with the translated sequence MHRPVHEEHHFTAGETVRDIVIGMSDGLTVPFALAAGLSSTAVATSIIVTAGLAEIAAGSIAMGLGGYLAARSDAEHYASEKAREEREVEVVPQAEEDEVSAVFREYGLTEAEIAPVLRSFRERPDAWVDFMMRFELNLEEPDPRRALSSALTIAGAYIVGGLIPLSPYMVLPTASAALPVSVTVTIAALSVFGYVKGRFTGTRPWRSALQTALIGGAAAAAAFLIARVFA